The Candidatus Auribacterota bacterium genome segment CCTGGAGCCGCCGCCCCGTCCACCGACATAGGCAACGGTGATGGGGATCACGGGGTACACGCAGGGGGTGAAGCTGACCAGCAGGCCGCCGAGGTAGACCGCCAGGCAGGCAAGCATGAGCGAACCGTGCAGATAATCTTCCAGACCGCCGATGAAATTTTGAATCATGATATGGTGCGTACCCCCCTCGACAGCTCCTGTTCAGAAACATCTCCCGAGAGCCGGTGCTTTTCCTCTCCGTCTTTGAAGAAGAGGATGGTGGGGATGCTGAGAACCATGAGCTCGGACGCCTTGCGGACGTTCCGGGTGATATCCATTGTGCAAAACTTCACCCCGTTATGTTGTTTCGACACTGACTCGATGCGGGCGGCCATCTTCGCACATGTGCCGCACCAGGGCGAGGAGAAGAGGAG includes the following:
- a CDS encoding thioredoxin family protein; translated protein: MESSGSDAPRAPHDDMIAEITDAHFDEEIAHAPCALLFSSPWCGTCAKMAARIESVSKQHNGVKFCTMDITRNVRKASELMVLSIPTILFFKDGEEKHRLSGDVSEQELSRGVRTIS